CGAATGGCCCATGAACTAGATGACGCTTTACTGAATCTGGACAACGACCCCGAGGTCCGGGCAATCCTAATCAAGGGGGCCGGGAAGGGTTTCAGCGCCGGGATCGATGTCAAAGAGATGTTTGGCAAATCGCCCACGGAGCTTCGCAACTGGGTCCACAGCATGGAAAAACCTTTA
This DNA window, taken from Desulfomonilaceae bacterium, encodes the following:
- a CDS encoding enoyl-CoA hydratase/isomerase family protein is translated as MTYQTVLVEKSESYVGSITLNRPDQLNTFSSRMAHELDDALLNLDNDPEVRAILIKGAGKGFSAGIDVKEMFGKSPTELRNWVHSMEKPL